From the genome of Candidatus Binataceae bacterium:
GCCGGGCGCCCAGACAATATCGACGCAACCATCGGGAAGAACGCCGCGCGGGTCCCTCTGGGCGGTGGCGACCCATACGCACGCAACCCGGTTGCGTAGCTCGGGGCGCGACGTAAATTCCCGATACCGCGGTCTCACTTCTTCAGCGCGTCGATTACCTGCTCGACGATGGCGTCGGCCTTGGCACGCATTTCGTCGTCGGTTGCATCCTGAATCGGATGCGGCACGAAGACTCGCCGCACTTCGGGTAGTCCGAGTGCAGCCGCTTGCTTTTCGGCGGCATCGACAAATACGTCGGAAGCGATCATCACTGCGGGCTTGCGATTAACTTCGAACCATACCGAGTCGTGCACACTGCACGTCGTGCACGACCCTCAATCGGCTAGCGCTTCGATGACGAAGTCGCTTTCCTCCGCGATACGGCGGCGCAGATCTTCCGGCGCCGGCTTGGTGAAGGTCGGTTTGCGGTAGCGTTTGATTTCTACCGCGGGCAGGCGCTTACCGAGATGCTCGGCCAAGCGATTCATCAGCACGTCGCCGCGCGGCTTGGCGATATCAAGCATCGCGATGCGGCCTCTGATCTGCCCGGAGCGTTCGGCGAGCGTGCGCCTTATGGGCACGCGCTCATCGGTGGGATCAACGATTACCTGCTTCATGGCAGCTCCTCGATTCGGCGGCTCACGCTGGATGAGCCCATCGGTCCGGAAACCCATCCGGCGAACACGGCGGAGAACTTCCCGCCTTCACCACCCGCCACGATAATATTGATATTCCCGGCGGAGCGAAACTTGGGAACCTTCTGCTCGAGCTGCTCGGGGGTAGGGTCTTTCAGGCCAAAGGCCTTAAGCGGCATCCCTTCGCCGCTCTCCGCGTCCGGCAGCAGTTCCCGTAGCGGGCGTGCTGTGATTTCCTGAATTCGATTGCGCACCTGCGCTTTGCTCCATTCGTCGCGTGCGATGGTATCGGCGTGCTCCGGTGAAATCACCAGGAGCACCTCACCGGAACCATGCTGCTTCGGATGCCAGCAAGCTTCCAGCCCTAGGCCGAGAGAGCCCACCAGCGCGCGAGCCGTGCGCGAGGTTTGATCCGCGATCTGCCGCGAGCCCGCTTCCAGCCCGAAGACCGTCACCACGCTTTCGTCCTTCTGGAAGCCGCGCTCGACGTGCAGCGGCTCCCACGGGCTGCGCTCTTCCCATTCTGCGAAGCAGGTGGTGAATTTGCCGATCGCTCCAAGGGCGGAGCGCTCGATATCACCGGGCCGTGAGCCGCCCACGTTGCGCAGCACCAGCTTTACCGCGCGGCCGATGGTCGCGTTGGGTCGACTGCCATAGCCGAGCGCCATGATTCCCATATTCATGCCGAGCCGGCGGCGAATTGGTCCATTGACGATAATCACCGGGGTTGCGCCCCAGGTGGTGGCCATCACGCCGTGGATGTTGAAGGTATCGGTGCAGACCGCTTCGAGCGCGGCGATCGCTACCGGCAGATAAGCGGGACGGCAGCCCGCCATTACCGCGTTGACGGCGACCTTTTCGACGGTCAGGGGCGCCATATTTGGCGCCACCGTCGCGATGACTTCGCGCGGGTCGCGCCGCGTGCCGGTGAGCATCCACGCCACCCGCTCGGGCGTCGGTGGAACCACCGGCAGTCCGTCGGTGAGGCCGCGCTCGAACATAAATTCGAACACGTCCTCACCATCACCCAGCTCGATGCGACGGGCCTGCATGCGCTCGCCGCGCGCCTCGGCTTCAAGCCGTTCGGCAATTCCGGGTTCGACCGCCTTGGAACCGCATCCCGCCCGCCACTCGGGCAGGGCTATCCAATCGATGTGTGGCTCGGGCAATTCGGTCATTTGCGCAAGCTGGCTTGCGAGCGATCGCCAGTCGCTCCGAACAAAACCGGCGAAACTCTGCAAGGTATTGCCGGCCCCATCGGCGAGGAAGACCATCGGGACGGTATCGAAGCCGTAGGCGAACGACACGCGCAGGGCGGAATCGTCGAGCAGCGGGCAGGTGAGCGAATGGCGCTGGGCGAGTATGCGATTTCCCGCGGCCTCCTGACCGATCGCGAGCACCGCGACTTTGGAACCGAAAGCGCGGTGAAATGCCTCGATCAGCGGCATCGCAATTGCGCAGGTGGGGCAGTCTTCCTTGACGAAACAGAGCATTGCGGCTCGGCCCCCGGGGAACGCGTGTGGCGTCCCGGAGAGATCATTCAGGGAAAAATCTGGCAATTGCCTGGATGGTTCGCTCATGGCTCACGCCTCATTCGGTTGCACCAATCAAGCTTTTCGCACTCCCCGGCGGAGTTGAACCCGCGCCGCGCGTGACGAAACGATGCGCCCTCGAATCGTAAAACTCGACCGACGCCGTGACCAGACTGTTCCCGTCCACTCCGCCAGCGACCAGAACGTTGCCGTCCGGCAGCAGGGTCGAGGAATTCTGCAGCCGCGCCACATGCATGGGCGCAACCCCGCTGAAACCGTTGGTGCCGGGTAGAAAGACCTCGGCATCGGCCATCCCCGCGACGACCGGCCCCTGGATCTTCCAGCCACTGGTGACCAGCACGCTGCCATCCTGCAATTTGACCAGGCGCGGAAGATAGTGGGGAGCCTGCAGATTTCCGGTCAAAACGAAGCTGCCCGATTCCGGATCGTAAGTTTCCGCGGTGTTCAAAGGCGCCAAAGAGTTGAGGTTGAGCGTACCCGGGCCGAACGAGGTGAGAACCTTGCCGCTTTTGCCGCCCACGATCAGCGCGCGCCCATCGTTGAGCAGAAGAGCTGCTGCGCCGACTCGATCGTTTTTCATAGGGGCAGGCACCCGACTGAATTGCTTAAGCTCCGGACTATAGGTTTCCGCGCTCTGGTAGACGATGTACCCGCCCGGCATGTCAGCGCGGCCTCCGCCCGCGATCAGCACCTGGCCGCTGCGGAGCAACACGGCTACATGCGCCACGCGCGGCACCGTCATGTGGCCGGCGAAGTGCCAGGCGCCCGAGCGGGGATCATAGATCTCCGCTGAATCGAGAGTGTGGACTCCGTTGTCACTTCCTCCGGCTACCAGTACTCGACCGTCGCGCAGGAGGGTTGCGGTGTGGCCCTCGCGGGGCGTTTGCATCGAGCCGGTCGCGGCGAAGGTGCCTGCGACGGGATCGTACAATTCAGCGCTGGATAGCTCGGCGCGAAATCCTACGTTCTGCACGCCGCCCGCCAGCAAGACGCGTCCATCGTTCAGGAGCGTTGCGGTCGCACCTTGGCGCGCCACCGTCATCGACCCGGTTGCGATGAAAGATTGTGTGTTGGGATCGTAAATCTCGGCGCTCGAGGTAACTCCGCCGACATTGCCGTTGGTGGTACCACCCGCGATCAGCACACGACCGTCCTGTAGTGCAGCCGCGGACTGGTCAGCCCGCGGTGTGGTCATCGCCAGTTCCTCGACACGCTGGCCCTGCTTATTGGTGACGTAGGCGGGCTGCTCGGCGATTTCGCCACCTGCGCATGAAACCAGCAGAAGGGCGGCCAGCGTCGCGCCCCATTGACGCCGCCCGTTCACGAGAAACTCCACGCTCGTAAAGTCATAGGACTGACCGGCGGAATAATAGGCCGCTTCTGCTGCGGTTGAAAGGCGGAGTTGCCGCGCTCCCAGGCGCCGCAATCGGATAGCGGCTGGCCGCCGCAGACCGCAGAACGCCGGCTGGCGTGGCCTTGGCGGAAAGGTCTTGACCAATCAGGAAGCCGTGCTTGGCACGACGAACTACCTTTCGCCCTCAGTTCTCCGAACAACGTCCGTGGGAAATGCTTCGACCGGCTTGATTGGCACT
Proteins encoded in this window:
- a CDS encoding UGSC family (seleno)protein translates to MKQVIVDPTDERVPIRRTLAERSGQIRGRIAMLDIAKPRGDVLMNRLAEHLGKRLPAVEIKRYRKPTFTKPAPEDLRRRIAEESDFVIEALADUGSCTTCSVHDSVWFEVNRKPAVMIASDVFVDAAEKQAAALGLPEVRRVFVPHPIQDATDDEMRAKADAIVEQVIDALKK
- a CDS encoding redoxin domain-containing protein; the protein is MSEPSRQLPDFSLNDLSGTPHAFPGGRAAMLCFVKEDCPTCAIAMPLIEAFHRAFGSKVAVLAIGQEAAGNRILAQRHSLTCPLLDDSALRVSFAYGFDTVPMVFLADGAGNTLQSFAGFVRSDWRSLASQLAQMTELPEPHIDWIALPEWRAGCGSKAVEPGIAERLEAEARGERMQARRIELGDGEDVFEFMFERGLTDGLPVVPPTPERVAWMLTGTRRDPREVIATVAPNMAPLTVEKVAVNAVMAGCRPAYLPVAIAALEAVCTDTFNIHGVMATTWGATPVIIVNGPIRRRLGMNMGIMALGYGSRPNATIGRAVKLVLRNVGGSRPGDIERSALGAIGKFTTCFAEWEERSPWEPLHVERGFQKDESVVTVFGLEAGSRQIADQTSRTARALVGSLGLGLEACWHPKQHGSGEVLLVISPEHADTIARDEWSKAQVRNRIQEITARPLRELLPDAESGEGMPLKAFGLKDPTPEQLEQKVPKFRSAGNINIIVAGGEGGKFSAVFAGWVSGPMGSSSVSRRIEELP
- a CDS encoding kelch repeat-containing protein, whose amino-acid sequence is MNGRRQWGATLAALLLVSCAGGEIAEQPAYVTNKQGQRVEELAMTTPRADQSAAALQDGRVLIAGGTTNGNVGGVTSSAEIYDPNTQSFIATGSMTVARQGATATLLNDGRVLLAGGVQNVGFRAELSSAELYDPVAGTFAATGSMQTPREGHTATLLRDGRVLVAGGSDNGVHTLDSAEIYDPRSGAWHFAGHMTVPRVAHVAVLLRSGQVLIAGGGRADMPGGYIVYQSAETYSPELKQFSRVPAPMKNDRVGAAALLLNDGRALIVGGKSGKVLTSFGPGTLNLNSLAPLNTAETYDPESGSFVLTGNLQAPHYLPRLVKLQDGSVLVTSGWKIQGPVVAGMADAEVFLPGTNGFSGVAPMHVARLQNSSTLLPDGNVLVAGGVDGNSLVTASVEFYDSRAHRFVTRGAGSTPPGSAKSLIGATE